A stretch of Telopea speciosissima isolate NSW1024214 ecotype Mountain lineage chromosome 11, Tspe_v1, whole genome shotgun sequence DNA encodes these proteins:
- the LOC122644626 gene encoding vacuolar protein sorting-associated protein 26C-like, with protein sequence MSIELKLSRSNRIYRPSEPLEGKIITKFPSSMYHQGIRLTATGTVNMQVRGGTAGVIESFYGVVKPISIMNRSVEVKASGKLGSGTNEIPFSMTLRQQGQDNSEPFYETFHGANISIQYLITVDINRGYLHKSLSATMEFIIESEKGNHLEAPVSPEMVIFYITQDTQKHPLLPELRSGGFRISGKISTQCSLLGAINGELTVEASAVPIRSIDIHILRVESVLVGEKIVIETSIIQTTQIADGDVCRNMTLPIYVILPRLLTCPTVFAGPFSIEFQVSIVISFRSDLSKLHPKSDPKTPRLWLAMETVPLRLVRTRLDKL encoded by the exons ATGTCGATTGAGCTTAAACTATCTCGATCAAACCGTATCTATCGCCCCTCT GAACCTCTTGAAGGAAAAATCATCACAAAATTTCCTTCTTCGATGTATCACCAAGGAATTCGCCTCACTGCCACTGGAACCGTTAACATGCAG GTCCGTGGTGGAACGGCTGGGGTAATCGAGTCATTCTATGGCGTTGTAAAGCCCATCTCCATAAT GAATAGAAGTGTTGAAGTTAAAGCTTCTGGGAAGCTAGGTTCAGGTACAAACGAG ATACCATTTTCCATGACCTTGAGACAACAAGGACAAGATAATTCTGAACCATTTTACGAGACATTCCATGGAGCAAATATCAGCATCCAG TATCTGATAACTGTAGATATAAACAGAGGTTACCTGCATAAATCTTTATCTGCCACAATGGAATTCATAATTGAAAGTGAAAAGG GAAATCATCTTGAGGCACCTGTTTCTCCCGAAATGGTTATCTTTTATATTACTCAAGACACACAAAAACATCCATTACTTCCTGAACTGCGATCAG GTGGATTTCGGATCTCTGGGAAAATCTCAACTCAATGTTCTTTGTTGGGTGCTATTAACGGTGAGCTGACAGTAGAAGCATCTGCAGTTCCTATACGCTCAATTGACATTCATATACTCCGAGTGGAGTCCGTCCTTGTTGGAGAGAAGATTGTTATTGAGACCTCTATTATTCAGACTACACAG ATTGCAGATGGAGATGTTTGCCGTAACATGACTCTACCCATCTATGTTATACTTCCACGTCTTTTGACCTGTCCAACAGTCTTCGCTGG TCCATTTTCAATTGAGTTTCAGGTATCTATAGTAATCAGTTTCCGGTCAGATCTATCAAAACTGCATCCAAAATCTGATCCCAAAACTCCAAGACTCTGG CTAGCAATGGAGACCGTCCCACTGAGGTTAGTCCGAACCAGGCTTGACAAGTTGTAG